The following proteins are co-located in the Paenibacillus sp. JNUCC32 genome:
- a CDS encoding N-acetylmuramoyl-L-alanine amidase, translating to MIKSAGVCLLLLTLVLPGSVTEASPVKKQALKLPAHAVHPKVMPAAQLMSETPESTHSSGREIDQSQLRHLHPFAHDVVLIDVGHGGIDGGTSHGDILEKDINLAISRRLFMLLRKEGYHAVLNRDADYALSDDNRWHRSSSRHRRDLSQRKQLSSEIPTKLVVSVHVNWGKNASKRGGIVLHQSEGRSTLLAETIQEQLNLVYRNNNGIMVGKPYYLLNQTQVPAVIVETGFLSNMEDRKLLTSRNGQMMIAEAIADGIISYLTAL from the coding sequence ATGATTAAGTCAGCAGGAGTATGTTTGCTTCTCTTGACGCTGGTACTCCCCGGTTCTGTCACGGAAGCAAGCCCAGTAAAGAAGCAGGCACTGAAGCTTCCAGCACATGCCGTTCATCCGAAAGTGATGCCGGCAGCCCAGCTTATGTCCGAAACGCCGGAATCAACCCATTCCTCAGGACGGGAAATCGACCAATCACAGCTTAGACACCTCCACCCATTTGCACATGATGTCGTGCTGATCGATGTGGGCCATGGCGGAATCGACGGCGGAACGTCGCATGGAGACATTCTCGAAAAAGATATCAATCTGGCCATTTCACGCAGACTGTTCATGCTGCTACGCAAGGAAGGCTATCATGCCGTGCTGAATCGCGACGCCGATTACGCGCTAAGCGACGATAACCGCTGGCATCGAAGCTCCTCCAGGCATCGCCGCGATCTGTCGCAGCGCAAGCAGCTCAGCAGCGAAATCCCGACCAAGCTGGTAGTCAGCGTTCACGTGAATTGGGGAAAAAATGCGTCCAAGCGCGGCGGCATCGTACTGCATCAATCCGAGGGCCGAAGCACCTTGCTCGCGGAAACCATTCAGGAACAATTGAATTTGGTATATCGCAACAACAATGGCATCATGGTAGGCAAGCCTTATTATCTGCTTAATCAAACCCAAGTACCTGCCGTCATCGTGGAAACCGGCTTCCTCAGCAATATGGAGGACCGGAAATTATTGACTAGCCGTAACGGCCAAATGATGATTGCCGAAGCCATTGCTGACGGGATTATCAGTTATTTAACAGCTCTTTAA
- a CDS encoding YqzE family protein codes for MASGDELIKYITERVVNYIDTPKEVRRRAKVKESWTTRWFGMIPFSMSLWKDDVSSKRKKRQK; via the coding sequence ATGGCAAGCGGAGATGAATTGATCAAATATATTACCGAACGCGTGGTTAACTATATAGATACGCCTAAGGAAGTTCGGCGCAGGGCGAAGGTGAAGGAATCCTGGACCACAAGGTGGTTCGGCATGATTCCGTTCTCCATGTCGCTGTGGAAAGACGACGTATCCTCCAAGCGCAAAAAAAGGCAAAAGTAA